The window GCAGAGAATCCCGCCCGCCCAGGCGCCTCGTCACGTCCAGGACTTCGAGACCGGCCAATCGTCCGGATTGATCGAAATCCGCGGCGATTCCCTCCCCCAAGTGTTTTGTGGTTACGGTCGCATCGAGGAAGACGATATGGAGTGCGTCCGCTTCAGCATCGTATTGAATCTTCATGGCGATTCCTCGCTAATAATAATACACATAGACGGTGATGACAACGATCTCCCCAGGCTCTTCGACGAAGATGGGCCGGACTTTCTTTGTTTTGAAACGCCGTCCGTTCCAGTCGCTGTTGTATACAGATTCGATCTCCGTCTCCCAACGGCCCTGCTCGGTGGGACGCCACTCGCCTTGGCGAATTGCCGCTCTGACTTCCTCGAACAGAAATCCGCGAGTCCGGCTGTAGCCTTCGGCGTGTTTTGTCAACCTGACGGCCTTTTCCCGATTCATGGCTTCCCCTATAAAGAGACGGCGGGAACGGGCGGCACTCTCAATTCGGGCCTCGATTTCTTTAAAGTGTCTTCTCATGAAGGAGCCCGCGTTGGGCTCAGCGCTGGGTTCGAGCTGAGCGAGCCGGACGGGCCGGTTGACATCCCGGGCGGCGGTTTCTAAGATGGGGCCGCCATGACCCGAACCATCCTCCGTTACGCCGCCTGGGCCGGCCTCGCCATGTTGGTCGCCGGACCCCAATCCCCCCTCACCCTGACCACGAACGAGCTCCGCCTCCAAATCGATGCTCGCGGCGCCGTGACGAGTATCTACGATCTCGTCCACGGGCGGGAGCTCCTGGCCTCCGGCCAGCCGGCGCCTCTGCTTTCGATCAAGGTGGGGGACCGCATCGAAGCGCCGACGTCCGCTGTCGAAGTCGGGCCGGGCCTCCTTCGGCTGGCGTATAAAGGATTTGGGGCGGAAGTCGATGTCCGCCTCGCCTCGAAACCGACCCACCTCACCTTTGAAGTCGTCCGGGCCGAGCCGGCGGACAAGATCAGGCTTTGCCTTTGGGGGCCCTTCCCCACGTCCATCTCCAAGACCGTCGGCGAGATCGTGGGCGTCGTCAGGGACGGGACGTACGGCCTAGGCATCCAGGCCCTCAACCCCAAGACCATCGGGAGCTTTCCCGACAACGAGGAGGGCTTCGACATGTCGCGCGGCCGGGCGGCCGAGCTGCGGCCGTGGGGGAGTGTGCTCCAGGCCTACAGCTT is drawn from Candidatus Aminicenantes bacterium and contains these coding sequences:
- a CDS encoding DUF2283 domain-containing protein, whose amino-acid sequence is MKIQYDAEADALHIVFLDATVTTKHLGEGIAADFDQSGRLAGLEVLDVTRRLGGRDSLRRVSVEGLGSAVTAVREKAPEPYSKTDRRVIRAPSKPKR